The nucleotide sequence ACGTACTCGATGATCCAGATCACATGATTCCGCGCGTCGACACCTTCGAGGATGTGCAGTAATCCGGACGAATACCCCCAGGTGCAATGTCGAAGTAACACATTCTGGGCGTTCGTTCACGTCAACGAAACACGGCGGCGCCCCCGTGGAAACAACGGGTGAGCAGTCTTTCCCCAAGCGGCGTGCTGACGGGCGCGCCGGGAGGAGGAATTAGGTGGAAGAGATCAATTACGGCACCACAGCATGGATGCTGGTGTCCGCATCATTGGTCCTGCTCATGACCCCGGGCCTGGCGTTCTTCTATGGCGGCATGTCCCGGCAGAAGTCAGTGCTGAACATGATGATGATGTCATTTGGAACCTTGGGCGTAGTCAGCGTGATCTACGTGCTCTGGGGCTGGTCGATGTCGTACGCGGAGCAGAGCATCGGCGGGATCTTCGGTAATCCGTTTGAGCAGTTCGGCTTGAACGGGGCGATTTACGATGGCGAGGGAGAATTCCTCCTCGCCGACGGTCTGCCCGTGATTGTCGATGTGGGCTTCCAGGCGACCTTCGCCATCATCACCGTTGCGCTGATCAGCGGCGCGCTCGCCGAACGCGTGAAGTTCGGCACGTGGCTGGCATTCGCCGCACTCTGGGTGACGTTCTCGTTCTTCCCACTCGCTCACATGGTCTGGGGCGGGGGTCTCCTGTCCGATGATGGCCCGTTCGCTGACATGTTCGAGGGCGTCGGTCCGATCGACTTCGCTGGTGGCACAGTCGTTCACATCAATGCTGGTGTCGCTGCCCTTGTGCTCGCGCTGATCATCGGGAAGCGTCAAGGCTTCGGCAAGACTGCTTTCCGTCCGCATAACCTCCCGTTCGTCATGCTCGGTGCAGCACTGCTGTGGTTCGGCTGGTTCGGCTTCAATGCTGGCTCGGCGTACGCCGCGGACGGCATGGCTGGCCTAGCATGGGTCAACACCACGACTGCGACCGCAGCGGCAATCCTCGGCTGGCTTGTGGTGGAGCGGATCCGCGATGGCAAGGCCACGAGCCTTGGTGCCGCCTCCGGTATCGTCGCGGGTCTTGTCGCAGTGACTCCTGCAGCAGGTTCGATCAGCCCCGTCGGCGCGATCGCGCTGGGTGTCATCGCTGGCGCGTTGTCCGCACTGGCTGTCGGGCTCAAGTTCAAGTTCGGCTACGACGACTCGCTCGATGTTGTGGGCGTCCACCTCGTCGCCGGTCTGTGGGGCACCGTCGCGATTGGTGCACTCGCTACCGAGACGGGCTTCCTCTACGGCGGTGGAATTGGTCAGCTAGTCGTTCAGACCCTGATCGCGATCGTGGCAGTGGTCTTCGCGGCGGTGGTCACCCTGGTCATCGCGCTCATCCTCAAGCCCTTCGGCTGGCGAGTCACGATCGAGGAAGAGCACAGTGGAATCGATGAGGCTGAACACGCTGAAACGGCATACGACCTCGTCTGATTGACTGTCTGATGGAATCTAGTTACGGCTGACAGGCATCCGCGACACGCATTCGCTCCTAGCGATGCAGGATGCCTGTCAGCCCTACACCCACTACTCGCCACTCATCGCCCCGGAGGAAAATGAAATGAAGCTGGTTACGGCAATCGTCAAGCCGTTCACTTTGGAGGACGTCAAGTCAGGTCTCGAGCAGGCGGGCGTGCTTGGCATGACCGTCAGCGAGGTCCAGGGTTATGGCCGCCAGAAGGGCCACACCGAGGTCTATCGCGGCGCGGAATACTCGGTGGACTTTGTCCCCAAGGTCAAGGTGGAGGTCGTCGTCGACGAATCCGCAGTCGACAAGGTTGTGGATGTCATCGTCGAGGCGTCTCGTACCGGCAAGATCGGTGACGGAAAGGTCTGGGTTACCTCCGTCGACTCGGTAATCCGGGTTCGGACAGGAGAACGTGGCACGGATGCGATCTGAGCCCACGAGGCCAAAGGGTGGCCCTGTGCCGGCGGTGTCAGCCGCGGGTGCGGGGCCACGCCCGTCCGCGGCCCCGGCCGGTGTCTCCACCGGCGCTGCCGACTTGGCGCGGGCAAAACAACAGCTTCTCTCGGCCGGTACGAAACTCGACTCGCAGGCACTGCGTGACGTCCTCGTCGATCTTTACGAAGTCTGGCTGCACACAAAAGGCGCTGAGCTAGGAATCAAGCCTGACAGCGGGTTCGCCGTGGTCGCTGTCGGTGGCCTCGGCCGCCGCGAAATGCTGCCCTACTCCGATCTCGATCTCATCTTGCTCCACGACGATGCCAATCCACGCATGCTTTCGACGGTCGCCGATAGCCTCTGGTATCCCCTGTGGGATGCGCACATCAAACTTGATCACAGTGTTCGCACGGTCGCCCAGGCGCTTGACGTCGCCGGAAACGATATGACAGCTGCGCTCGGCATGCTCGAAGCGCGCCACATCGTCGGAGACAGCGAACTCTCCAGTCAGCTGCTCAGCGGTG is from Hoyosella subflava DQS3-9A1 and encodes:
- a CDS encoding ammonium transporter, which translates into the protein MLVSASLVLLMTPGLAFFYGGMSRQKSVLNMMMMSFGTLGVVSVIYVLWGWSMSYAEQSIGGIFGNPFEQFGLNGAIYDGEGEFLLADGLPVIVDVGFQATFAIITVALISGALAERVKFGTWLAFAALWVTFSFFPLAHMVWGGGLLSDDGPFADMFEGVGPIDFAGGTVVHINAGVAALVLALIIGKRQGFGKTAFRPHNLPFVMLGAALLWFGWFGFNAGSAYAADGMAGLAWVNTTTATAAAILGWLVVERIRDGKATSLGAASGIVAGLVAVTPAAGSISPVGAIALGVIAGALSALAVGLKFKFGYDDSLDVVGVHLVAGLWGTVAIGALATETGFLYGGGIGQLVVQTLIAIVAVVFAAVVTLVIALILKPFGWRVTIEEEHSGIDEAEHAETAYDLV
- a CDS encoding P-II family nitrogen regulator gives rise to the protein MKLVTAIVKPFTLEDVKSGLEQAGVLGMTVSEVQGYGRQKGHTEVYRGAEYSVDFVPKVKVEVVVDESAVDKVVDVIVEASRTGKIGDGKVWVTSVDSVIRVRTGERGTDAI